Proteins from one Argopecten irradians isolate NY chromosome 15, Ai_NY, whole genome shotgun sequence genomic window:
- the LOC138308937 gene encoding short-chain dehydrogenase/reductase family 9C member 7-like: MILEIVGLLLLILILKWIKRSLKLPDVKGRYVLITGCDSGFGKLLARRLDTLGINVFAGCYTTKALEEYRKASTTITAVSLDVTDKGSIQKAYQVVKEHLPENTGLWALVNNAGTMGHFGPVTWLSEEDYQRPLSVNLFGMVRMTRTFLPLVLKSRGRIVNMTSGSGKLAATNVGPYSMSKFAAEGYSDTLRRELYRTGVTVHIIEPGCFSTGFTDMPAIKATIHRNFDKLDDATKEFYGAGYAEKINTIFEDTIKTFESPKLHKVVDAYEHAITAKYPMIRYVVGVDSNILIFLNTYFPEWVMDFIACATLPTPEGAK; this comes from the exons ATGATCTTAGAAATTGTCGGATTATTGCTGCTAATCTTAATTCTGAAATGGATCAAAAGAAGCTTAAAACTCCCAGATGTCAAGGGAAGGTATGTGTTAATTACGGGCTGTGATTCCGGATTTGGGAAATTACTAGCTCGCAGACTCGACACCCTCGGAATCAATGTCTTCGCTGGGTGTTATACGACCAAAGCTCTAGAGGAATATCGAAAAGCCAGTACCACTATTACAGCTGTGTCTCTAGACGTTACCGACAAAGGAAGCATCCAAAAGGCGTACCAGGTAGTGAAGGAACACCTACCGGAAAACACAG GATTATGGGCACTTGTTAACAACGCAGGAACCATGGGACATTTCGGACCAGTCACGTGGCTATCTGAGGAGGATTACCAGCGCCCCCTGTCGGTCAATCTATTCGGGATGGTTCGGATGACACGTACATTTCTTCCTCTCGTCTTGAAATCTCGAGGTCGGATTGTCAACATGACAAGCGGTTCCGGGAAGTTAGCGGCTACAAATGTTGGTCCTTACAGTATGTCCAAGTTTGCTGCCGAAGGCTATTCGGATACACTCAG ACGGGAGCTGTATAGAACTGGTGTTACTGTACATATCATAGAGCCAGGTTGTTTCAGCACTGGTTTCACCGATATGCCAGCTATCAAGGCAACTATTCACCGGAACTTCGATAAGCTGGACGATGCAACAAAGGAGTTTTACGGCGCGGGATACGCAGAAAAGA tCAACACCATTTTCGAGGACACCATTAAGACGTTTGAGTCCCCCAAACTTCACAAAGTGGTCGATGCCTACGAACACGCTATAACTGCCAAGTACCCAATGATAAGATATGTGGTTGGTGTCGATtccaatatattgatattcctgAATACATATTTCCCAGAGTGGGTCATGGACTTTATTGCTTGCGCAACATTGCCTACCCCAGAAGGAGCGAAATAG